A section of the Sandaracinaceae bacterium genome encodes:
- a CDS encoding DUF3570 domain-containing protein codes for MQLRAQRALLLASLLAGAVASPSVATADAGQFDLYSTLFYEFGGPLEMLVINPRANLRIDPADELTLNVSYDADIVSGASVAIVDAPSADVDAISSASLTDFRSVVTGGFQARSQYGSLRASYSYGFENDYRSHSFTVGARTDLFERNTTFDLSYARGFDQVCNLNQPRVQEAVERRRLDSSEGCFDDTDTDRASLDIDLQTFQGSWTQAWAPIFVTQATVTAQLVDGFQSNPYRAVWLGRSAAQENHPEHRFRYAGALAARLWIEPLSGALQASGRAYRDNWDVRSITAELAYEQSIDGALRFRVRGRYYRQGAAAFFSDDYALRPRGQYFTGDRELSDMESYLAGAQLIWTVTPGSEGASLGPFQSFRLVLAGAFVHHEFPSFRYGRVGVPNNNSINATLGLEVVF; via the coding sequence GTGCAACTGAGAGCCCAGCGCGCGCTCCTGCTCGCGTCGCTCCTCGCAGGCGCGGTCGCGTCGCCGAGCGTGGCGACGGCGGACGCGGGTCAGTTCGATCTCTACTCGACGCTCTTCTACGAGTTCGGCGGCCCGCTCGAGATGCTCGTGATCAACCCGCGGGCCAACCTCCGGATCGACCCCGCGGACGAGCTGACCCTCAACGTGAGCTATGACGCCGACATCGTCAGCGGCGCGAGCGTGGCCATCGTCGACGCGCCGAGCGCGGACGTGGACGCGATCTCGAGCGCGAGCCTCACGGACTTCCGGTCGGTGGTGACGGGCGGCTTCCAGGCGCGCAGCCAGTACGGCAGCCTCCGCGCGAGCTACAGCTACGGCTTCGAGAACGACTACCGCTCACACAGCTTCACCGTCGGCGCGCGCACGGATCTCTTCGAGCGCAACACGACCTTCGATCTCAGCTACGCGCGCGGCTTCGACCAGGTGTGCAACCTCAACCAGCCACGCGTCCAGGAGGCGGTCGAGCGCCGGCGACTCGACTCGAGCGAGGGCTGCTTCGACGACACCGACACCGATCGCGCCTCGCTGGACATCGATCTCCAGACCTTCCAGGGCAGCTGGACCCAGGCCTGGGCGCCCATCTTCGTGACCCAGGCCACCGTCACCGCGCAGCTCGTCGACGGCTTCCAGAGCAACCCCTATCGCGCCGTCTGGCTGGGCCGATCCGCGGCCCAGGAGAACCACCCGGAGCATCGGTTCCGGTACGCGGGCGCGCTCGCGGCGCGACTCTGGATCGAGCCCCTGAGCGGCGCGTTGCAGGCCAGCGGCCGCGCCTACCGGGACAACTGGGACGTCCGCTCGATCACCGCGGAGCTGGCCTACGAGCAGTCGATCGACGGCGCGCTGCGCTTCCGGGTCCGCGGCCGCTACTACCGACAGGGCGCGGCCGCGTTCTTCTCGGACGACTACGCGCTGCGTCCACGCGGCCAGTACTTCACGGGCGACCGCGAGCTGAGCGACATGGAGAGCTACCTGGCCGGCGCGCAGCTGATCTGGACCGTGACGCCGGGCAGCGAGGGGGCCTCGCTCGGCCCCTTCCAGAGCTTCCGCCTGGTCCTCGCCGGCGCGTTCGTGCACCACGAGTTCCCGAGCTTCCGCTACGGGCGCGTGGGCGTCCCGAACAACAACTCCATCAACGCGACGCTCGGGCTCGAGGTCGTCTTCTGA
- a CDS encoding DUF4266 domain-containing protein, with amino-acid sequence MLLALVLASGCVMVRPEEREYLADPAMTFGSEGTAAAQEEHVLTNREGSYGAGAVTGGGCGCN; translated from the coding sequence CTCCTCGCGCTCGTGCTCGCCTCCGGGTGCGTGATGGTGAGGCCCGAGGAGCGCGAGTACCTCGCCGATCCGGCCATGACCTTCGGCTCCGAGGGCACCGCCGCGGCGCAGGAGGAGCACGTCTTGACCAACCGCGAGGGCAGCTACGGCGCCGGCGCGGTCACCGGAGGCGGCTGCGGGTGCAACTGA